A single region of the Pontimicrobium sp. SW4 genome encodes:
- a CDS encoding antibiotic biosynthesis monooxygenase family protein yields the protein MFVRIVKMSFDETMISTFKSIFNTNKESIRNFPGCRLLELYQDKNHSNIFFTYSYWNDEADLENYRTSELFKNVWSKTKILFNDKPQAWSVDKIVSLR from the coding sequence ATGTTTGTTAGAATAGTAAAAATGAGTTTTGATGAAACTATGATTAGTACTTTTAAAAGTATTTTTAACACTAATAAAGAATCTATACGAAATTTTCCTGGTTGCCGTTTATTAGAATTATACCAAGATAAAAATCATTCTAATATATTTTTCACCTATAGCTACTGGAATGATGAAGCCGATTTAGAAAATTATAGAACATCGGAATTGTTTAAAAATGTTTGGTCAAAAACCAAAATACTATTTAATGATAAACCACAAGCTTGGAGTGTGGATAAAATTGTAAGTTTACGATAA